CACGGCATAGGCCGTGCTCGCCGAGTCGCCGGCGAGGCGGAAGACCAGGCTCAAGAAGAGCGGATACAGCGGGGTCATGAAGTACGAGTCGGTCGGATTGGGGAGGCCGCGCACGAGATTCAAGGCCTCGTCGTGATAGTAGGACTCGTCCATCATGAAGACCTGCGCTACCAGCGTCTCTCGAAAGGTGAACCAGTGCAGGGCGCGCAGGGCGAGGGCGCAGACGTAGAGGCACCAGGCCGCGGCGTGGGTGTGGCGCTGCAGCCAGGCGTCGAGGTGCAGAAGGAAGCGCGGCAGGGTGGGTGCCGGCGCGCCGCCCGCGGCAGGTTGTCGGGGTGCGGAATGCATGTGCCGCCGCGTGGGCTGGGTCCCGCCGGGCCGGCGCCCAGCGCGAACTCGCGTCCGGCGCGCATGCTAGCATGTCGCCTAGGGCACCGGTGAGCCGACGCCTCGGCACCATCGGCGAGGACGTTCGACCATGTCAGAGATCTTCCTGAGCGGCGACCAGTTCATCCTCGTCAATCTGCTCCTGCAGGTCGGCTTCATGGCCAGCCTGGCGAGCCTTCTCATCACCACCCGTTTCTACCAGCGCCTGCTGCGGGAAGAAGCGACGCGCCGGCGCGACGCCACCCTCTTCGGCCTCACCTTCGGCCTTTGCCTCGGCGTTGCCGTGGGCATGCGCTTCCTGGCGGGCTACGCCGGCATGGATGCAAGCTTGCCCGGCGCCCTTCTCGCCGGTCTGCTCTGCGGCCCGGTCGGCGGGGCTCTGGTGGGCTTCTTCGTCGGCGGCGCCGGCTGGACGCACGGCGAATGGCTCGCCTTGCCCTTCGGGCTCCTCTATGGGCTCGTGGGGGCGGCGATCTGGCGTTTCCCCGGCAGCCGGCGGGGGCTCTGGGAGTACTCGCCCTTCCCGCACGTGAACGTGTGGAAGTTCATGCGCGCCCGCAATCGCCGCGACATCGTGCCCCTCGGCATCAGCGCCGTCTGCGTCGGCCTCGACGTGGCGCGTCACTTCACCACCAAACATTTCGGCACCAATCTGCTCTGGAGCTTTCAGCCGCACCACGGCTACGTGCTGGCCCTCGCCTGGGTGACGAGCTTGGTCACCATCGGCGTGCCCTTGCACCTGTGGAACAACACCCGCCTGGAGATGCTGCTCAAGTCGCAGGAGGGCCTCGCCGTCCGCGCCCGGCTCGACGCGCTGACGCAGCAGATCAACCCGCACTTCCTCTTCAACACCCTCACCTCGATCAGCGCCGCGACCCGGCGCAACCCGGACCTCGCCCGCGATCTGATCCACAAGCTGTCGACGATTCTCCGCCGCGTCCTCTATCGCAAGGCGCTCTTCGTCTCCTTCGCGGAGGAGCTGGACTACATCGACTCGTACCTGGACCTCGAGGTGGCCCGCTTCGGCCCGGAGAAGCTCCGCATCGTCAAGGACATCGAGCCCGAAGTCCGGCCGCTCCTGGTGCCGTCGATGATCCTGCAGCCGCTGGTTGAGAACGCCGTGAACCATGCCATCGCGCCGCGGCCCGCGGGCGGCACCGTGTGGATCCGGGCGCTGCGGGAGGGCGAGCACTTGGCGATCGAGATCGAGGACGACGGTACCGGCTTCGACGTCGCCAAGCTCGACCTGGACGGCAACGGCCCAGCGCGGCCGCGCCGCGGCATCGGCCTGACGAACGTGCACCAGCGCCTCAAGATGGCCTACGGCCAGGGTCTGGTGCTGCGGTCCGCGCGCGGCCAGGGAACCCTGGTACGCCTCGTCCTCCCCTGCACGACCTCGGCGGAGCTCGTCCCGGAGGCAGAGGAGAAGGTCTGATGGAAATCCGCACCATCGTGGCCGACGACGAGAAGCCGGCCCGCGACGAGATCACCTACCTGCTCCGCGCCGTCGACGGGATCAAGCTGGTGGGGCAGGCGGACAACGGTCTCGACGCCTACAACCTCATCGAGGCCGAACAGCCCGACCTGGCTTTACTCGACGTCCAGATGCCCGGGCTCGACGGCTTCCAGCTCGTGCGCGAGATCCGGCACCTGGAACGCTCGCCGTTCGTCATCTTCGTCACCGCCTACGATCGCTATGCCATCCAGGCCTTCGAGGTGAGCGCCCTCGACTATCTCCTCAAGCCCGTGGTGCGCGACCGCTTGGTGCAGGCCATCGACCGCGTGCGGCCGTTGCTGGAGCGGCAGGCCGGCCAGTCCGAGCGGCTATCGCGCTTCCTGGAGCACGGCCCGGCGCGGCCGCGCTTCGTGGGCAAGGTGCCGGTGCGCCGGCGCAAGAACCTGCTGCTCATCGATGTCCACGAGATCGTCTACAGCAACGTGCGCGACGGAGTCGTTTTCATCGCCACCCAGGAGCATCAGGACATGGTCTCCTACCGGACGCTGGACGAGTTCGAAGCCGAGCTCGATCCGGAGGTCTTCCACCGCGTCCACCGCAGCTATCTCGCCAACGTGAACCACATCCGCGAGATCATCCCGCAGGCCTCGGGGAACTACGAGCTCCTCATGGACGATGCCGCGGGCACGCGCATCCCGTTGTCGCGCCAGCACGCCCGCGAGCTGCGCCGCATCTACAAGTGGTGAGTTCCCAGCCCGACAGCTACACCGGCACGCCATTCCATCCGGTTGCACCGAGGGAGACTTCAGAAGACTTCGGTCATGGCGAAGAACCAGCCCTTGGAGCCGTCCCTGCCCCAGGCGTGATCGATGGCGAGATTGGTGTTGGAGCGTTTGTTGAACTTGAGCCGGAGGCCTGCACCCCCACCCGGGTCAGGGCGTCCGAAGGTCTCCGTCTCTGGGAGCGA
The sequence above is a segment of the Candidatus Krumholzibacteriia bacterium genome. Coding sequences within it:
- a CDS encoding histidine kinase yields the protein MSEIFLSGDQFILVNLLLQVGFMASLASLLITTRFYQRLLREEATRRRDATLFGLTFGLCLGVAVGMRFLAGYAGMDASLPGALLAGLLCGPVGGALVGFFVGGAGWTHGEWLALPFGLLYGLVGAAIWRFPGSRRGLWEYSPFPHVNVWKFMRARNRRDIVPLGISAVCVGLDVARHFTTKHFGTNLLWSFQPHHGYVLALAWVTSLVTIGVPLHLWNNTRLEMLLKSQEGLAVRARLDALTQQINPHFLFNTLTSISAATRRNPDLARDLIHKLSTILRRVLYRKALFVSFAEELDYIDSYLDLEVARFGPEKLRIVKDIEPEVRPLLVPSMILQPLVENAVNHAIAPRPAGGTVWIRALREGEHLAIEIEDDGTGFDVAKLDLDGNGPARPRRGIGLTNVHQRLKMAYGQGLVLRSARGQGTLVRLVLPCTTSAELVPEAEEKV
- a CDS encoding LytTR family DNA-binding domain-containing protein; its protein translation is MEIRTIVADDEKPARDEITYLLRAVDGIKLVGQADNGLDAYNLIEAEQPDLALLDVQMPGLDGFQLVREIRHLERSPFVIFVTAYDRYAIQAFEVSALDYLLKPVVRDRLVQAIDRVRPLLERQAGQSERLSRFLEHGPARPRFVGKVPVRRRKNLLLIDVHEIVYSNVRDGVVFIATQEHQDMVSYRTLDEFEAELDPEVFHRVHRSYLANVNHIREIIPQASGNYELLMDDAAGTRIPLSRQHARELRRIYKW